The following coding sequences lie in one Apium graveolens cultivar Ventura chromosome 3, ASM990537v1, whole genome shotgun sequence genomic window:
- the LOC141715145 gene encoding uncharacterized protein LOC141715145 codes for MSNFTKLEFEALDITRKNYLSWILDIEIHLAAQGLGDTIKDGNQESELNRAKAMIFLRRHLDEGLKSEYLTVKNPLELWKNLKDRYDHQKTVILPKARYDWMHLRLQDFKTVSEYNSAHFKISSQLKLCGENITDADMLEKTYSTFHASNVLLQQQYREKGFIKYSDLISCLLVAEQNKKLLMKNHESRPTGSRPFPEANVVIYNYGLGRGVGRG; via the coding sequence ATGTCAAATTTCACCAAACTTGAATTTGAGGCTCTTGATATCACCAGAAAGAATTATTTATCATGGATTTTAGATATTGAAATTCATTTAGCTGCACAAGGCCTTGGGGACACCATCAAAGATGGAAATCAAGAATCTGAATTAAACCGCGCAAAGGCTATGATTTTTCTTCGCCGCCATCTCGACGAAGGGCTTAAAAGTGAATACCTTACAGTGAAAAATCCACTTGAATTGTGGAAAAATTTAAAAGATAGGTATGATCATCAAAAGACTGTGATTCTTCCAAAAGCTCGTTATGATTGGATGCATTTGAGGCTGCAAGATTTCAAAACCGTCAGTGAATATAACTCCGCACATTTTAAAATAAGTTCTCAATTAAAACTGTGCGGAGAGAATATTACTGATGCGGATATGTTGGAAAAAACTTACTCAACCTTTCATGCCTCAAATGTACTCCTCCAGCAACAATATCGTGAAAAAGGTTTTATAAAATATTCAGATTTGATTTCTTGTCTTCTTGTTGCTGAACAAAATAAGAAGCTTTTGATGAAGAATCATGAGTCTCGCCCCACAGGATCTCGCCCATTCCCTGAAGCGAATGTGGTAATATACAATTATGGGCTTGGACGAGGTGTAGGGCGTGGATGA